From the genome of Anaerolineae bacterium:
CAGAGCATAGTGAGCGGGGTTGGGGCTGGCCGCCAATATCTTGCGCGCCAGCGGGCGCATCCAGTTGTAGAAAGCCTGCGGGTTGCGCCGGAAGCCAAAGATGCTGGCGGTTTCTACCGCATTTGGCTGCTCCCAGAGACCTGTATGAGGGCTACGAAAATCCGGAATTCCGGAAGGCGTACTGATCCCGGCGCCAGTGAGGGCGATTGGATAGGATGCATTGCGGATGAGCAGTGCAGCATGTTCTATAGCGTATCTGTTCATCTGCACCCCGCACCTGCAAAAACCTGGCAGGGAGCTTGCCCGCGCCGGTGGCAACAACGGATCTGCTGCACTGAGTAGCAGGACAGGATTTGTGAAGGTCTAGCCGGCTTTTTTGCTATCCCCTAGGTGACTGATGATTTTCTCAGCAATCTTCTGGAACTGCGTAGTCACAATCGCGTCTGGCTGCAGATTGACAACAGGTTGTGTTGCCTCGACTGCCTGGAGGATCAGGTCAGGAGCAGGGGGGATGACTCCCTGAATCTCCCGCCCCAGGATCTGCTCAGCTTCCTGCCAAGAGATTTGCAGGCCCGATTGGGCGCGATTGACCAGTACAATGCTGACACGGCCAGGGCCAACCCCCAGATCATTGAGATCATTGAGCAACGCCCGTGTCATGTTAAGGGGGATGCGCTGGGGTTCACTTACCACAATGACATGAGTAGCTTCACGGAGAACTCGCTGGTTGGCAGGGCTGAGGCCGGTGCCCAGGTCGACAACAACCATCTTCCCCAGGCCGCGCAAATGACGCAGGATGCCGGAAACGACCTCCGGCGCCATGCTAAGATTGGCCTCCCGGGGGCGAACAGAGGATAGAAGCAGGCGCAACCCAGACTTATGGCTCACTAATTCAGCGCCAACTGCACGGGGGTTGAGATCACTGACCTGACGGGTGAGCAAGTTAGCCAATCCCGTGGCCCGCCCGAAGCCCAAAGAAATGCCCAGACTACCCTGACCGGGCCGTATATCAGCCAGAATGGTTCCCTCAGCTGTGCTGTTCAGCGCAGCGGCCAGGTTCATGGCCAGTGTTGTTGTCCCTACGC
Proteins encoded in this window:
- a CDS encoding response regulator, producing MAEKILIVDDDLDSLKLIGLMLQRQGYEIVAASAGAQAIAKATGEAPDLIILDVMMPDMDGYEVSRRLRANPSTQDIPIIMFTAKTLVDDKVAGFEAGADDYLTKPTHPAELASRVKAVLARRAAKRGAAAELGTLLAVIGAKGGVGTTTLAMNLAAALNSTAEGTILADIRPGQGSLGISLGFGRATGLANLLTRQVSDLNPRAVGAELVSHKSGLRLLLSSVRPREANLSMAPEVVSGILRHLRGLGKMVVVDLGTGLSPANQRVLREATHVIVVSEPQRIPLNMTRALLNDLNDLGVGPGRVSIVLVNRAQSGLQISWQEAEQILGREIQGVIPPAPDLILQAVEATQPVVNLQPDAIVTTQFQKIAEKIISHLGDSKKAG